A stretch of the Gracilinanus agilis isolate LMUSP501 chromosome 4, AgileGrace, whole genome shotgun sequence genome encodes the following:
- the ZNF672 gene encoding zinc finger protein 672: MYGAGKPYKCIECNKSFRYSSVLHLHQRTHAGDCCYRCLECGEGFAQNSELRAHQRTHAGETLYICNECGKSFHQSAYLDLHQSTHTRGRPCKCHVCGKHFRYHSVLYCHQRHHPREMPYQCPVCGKSFRQSAYVFHYERTHSGSTALTTGVLPSEPKPSGDRFIVHTGPILPAPLHPEEKPYQCVECHRDFRSSSGLLKHRRVHEAGKPFKCSQCERRFDSGEQLSAHQKRSHSHRHGGAKLEGAHKCLVCGEVFRQASELQAHQGSHGMTRIHRCNVCGKSFSKSSTLTRHQQTHTGEKPFKCPECGKCFTESATLVRHHRIHTGEKPYACPDCGRKFSESSTLMRHRRSHKGEKPHQCTTCGKSFGQRSDLIVHQRIHTGEKPFPCPECGRRFSDRSDLTKHKRTHTGEKPYRCEECGKFFTCVSNLNVHKRNHAGDKPHKCPECGKCFSVGSKLTLHRKTHQGERPSECAECGKCFSHSRSLSQHQRAHARARAAAGATAGGLVGVAPTLIFSVDPGQEKSGLMVTGVGERY; this comes from the coding sequence ATGTATGGAGCAGGGAAGCCCTACAAATGCATTGAGTGTAACAAGAGTTTCCGATACAGTTCAGTGCTGCACCTCCACCAGCGTACACATGCTGGGGATTGCTGCTACCGATGTCTAGAGTGTGGTGAGGGTTTTGCACAGAATTCAGAGCTTAGGGCCCATCAGCGCACACATGCTGGTGAGACCCTTTACATCTGCAATGAGTGTGGCAAGAGCTTCCACCAGAGTGCCTATCTAGATTTGCACCAGAGCACCCATACTCGAGGCAGGCCCTGCAAATGCCATGTCTGTGGGAAACACTTTCGCTATCACTCTGTCCTCTACTGCCACCAGCGACATCATCCTCGAGAAATGCCCTACCAATGCCCTGTCTGTGGAAAAAGTTTCCGCCAGAGTGCCTATGTCTTCCACTATGAAAGGACCCATAGTGGTTCTACTGCTCTCACTACAGGTGTGCTCCCTTCAGAACCAAAACCCAGTGGAGATAGGTTTATTGTTCATACAGGACCTATCCTGCCTGCCCCATTGCACCCTGAGGAAAAACCCTATCAGTGTGTTGAGTGCCATCGGGACTTCCGAAGTAGCTCAGGGCTGCTGAAACATCGTCGTGTACATGAGGCTGGTAAGCCCTTCAAGTGCAGCCAATGTGAAAGGAGGTTTGATAGTGGGGAACAGCTCTCTGCACACCAGAAGCGAAGCCACAGTCATAGACATGGTGGGGCCAAGCTGGAGGGAGCCCACAAGTGCCTCGTGTGTGGGGAAGTCTTTAGACAGGCTTCAGAGCTTCAGGCCCATCAGGGTTCACATGGGATGACCCGAATCCACCGGTGCAATGTGTGTGGAAAGAGCTTTAGTAAAAGCTCAACCCTGACACGACACCAGCAGACACACACAGGGGAGAAGCCATTCAAGTGCCCCGAGTGTGGGAAGTGCTTCACAGAGAGTGCCACCCTGGTACGACATCACCGAATTCATACAGGGGAGAAGCCTTATGCCTGCCCAGACTGTGGGCGGAAGTTCAGTGAGAGTTCCACACTAATGAGGCACCGGAGAAGCCATAAGGGGGAGAAGCCACACCAATGCACCACATGTGGCAAGAGCTTTGGGCAGCGGTCAGACCTGATTGTTCATCAAAGGATTCACACTGGGGAAAAGCCCTTTCCCTGTCCAGAGTGTGGCCGACGATTTAGTGACCGCTCAGACCTCACAAAGCACAAGCGTACCCACACAGGTGAAAAGCCATACCGGTGTGAAGAATGTGGCAAGTTCTTTACGTGTGTTTCCAACTTAAATGTTCATAAGAGGAACCATGCAGGTGATAAGCCCCACAAGTGCCCTGAGTGTGGCAAATGTTTCAGTGTGGGCTCCAAACTGACCCTGCACCGAAAGACCCACCAAGGTGAACGCCCTTCAGAGTGTGCTGAGTGTGGGAAGTGCTTTAGCCACAGCCGATCCCTATCACAGCACCAGAGGGCCCATGCTCGTGCCAGGGCAGCTGCAGGAGCCACTGCAGGTGGGCTAGTTGGGGTGGCACCTACCCTGATCTTTTCGGTAGACCCTGGCCAAGAGAAGTCAGGCCTGATGGTGACAGGAGTAGGAGAGAGGTACTAA